TATGCATCACTTTGCTCATGATTTCCTCTTTATGTTTGAAAGAGTTGCTGCAGACACCTAATGAAAGGAACCAACAAAAGTCTTTCGAAAACATGGCCACACAGAAAATCTCCTTTGTAGAGCAAGTAATGCTCAAAAACCTCCAGAAAAAGATCTACAAAATCAGGAGGGATTTGTGCATGGTATTCCCTTTAGAAGTGTCACTTACACATATTTTGACCTCTGAGCAAATGCAAAAAATGCTTAAGGCTTTTAAGATCAAGAAAAGctttacaaaaaataaataaataaagtgcAACATGCGCATCATATGATCACCGACACTCAAGTTTCTCATTCCTATCATTTGATTATTAAACAGTTAACTATCCTTTTTGTAATACATTGCACTAGTTGGGTGGGATTTATGGTCAAAATTTTTCATCTCGCCCACTTGTTGCATGCCAGAACTATCATCAAACAATGTTCATGTATACACTACTCATTCTACCAAGGACATTGCATGCAATCAGACTTAATGATAAGACTATTTGGTCAGGAATTTTAATGTCAATTGGCCATCTACTAGAATTCCATGCTACATATGAAGGCCTAGAAACAAATCATCTTACCAACAATGATTATATTAATTCTTCCCTGATCATTGTATTTTGGTATATGGAGTTCAGctgcaataaagaacaaattTCAGCTGAGTAAGATTTTTCAGATAGCCTCCAAGCAATATAAGGTGTCTCTGATATCCATACCTTCCAGTTGATAAGTTATTATGCATTTAATGTCCTTTTATGAAAAACTTGTTTGATGAGTTGATGCTGATCTTCTGATGATACTATTTTGTCTGGatagaattaatttttcatcatgGAATTCTTAGGTTAccaaaaatcaccacaagagcaCTTTCCACCCTCAAAATGGTGAAAACGGGTGGCATCTCTCACAACAATCTCCTTCCTGATAATACTACTAATCAACTTCATTACTGTATGACAGTCACTGCAAACACGAATGTTCTTCACCACACGAATCACTGCTCCAGGAACTGACTTGAGTATCCCATAGGCAACAGCCAGCCTCTCACTATGCAAAAACAACTGCTGCTCCTTCTCATGCTCTTCCACGTCATGCATAACGGAACTGGTATCTGGAACATACCCTCTCTTCTTCATCTCCATAACCAACCGCTCAAGCAATTCAAGGATCTCATTTCTCATATTATGTGGCACTTCCCCAGCACGAAACAAACAGCTCTCCTTCCCTAATTCAACCCAACTATAACCTGGCTCTTTCCTGATCTCCATATTTGCCATCAACCTCCTGACAGTAGCCACATGCCCCCACTTCCCAGCAATGGCATATGTATTAGACAACAGTATATAAGTTGAAGGGTCTCTTGGTTTCAAGGCCAACAAATGATCAGCAATCCTATTGCTCCTCTGGGTGTCCCCATGCTTCTTACAAGAACTCAGTAGAGCAGCCCAAGTAGCTTCATCAGGTTCATATGGCATTGTTCTGATAACATCCTCTGCATCAGATAGGTGCCCCGACCGACTAAGAAGATCCAACAAACAAGTATAGTGTTGCAGCAAGGGCTTCATTCCATAGTCCCGGGTCATTGAATCAAAAAGTCCACGCCCTCTCTGGACCAAACCTGCATGGCTACAAGCATAGATCACCCCAACAAACGTCACCTCATTCGGCTTCACTCCAGCGAGAACCATTTCATCAAAAAGAGTCAGTGCAGCCTCAGCTCTCCCATGCTGAGCCTCTCCGACGACCATAGTTGTCCACGAGACAATATCCCGTGCTAAGATTCCCTCAAATACAGCTCTAGCCGAGTAAATATCGCTGCACTTTGCATACATGTCCACAAGAGAATTGCCTACAATCATGCTCGATTCATATCCTAGACCCACCACGAGACAATGTAACTGCTTGCCAAGTTCAAGCGAGGCCAGGTGAGAAGAAGCACCAATAATACTTGATAGGATGAAGGAATCTTCTATTTGAACACCTTCTCTTCTCATCTCAACAAATAACTTCACAGAGCCAAAGCTATCGCCGCTCTGTATGAACCCTGAAATCAAAGCAGTCCACACGAATACGTTCTTCTCCGGCATTTGCCGAAAAAGCTCCAAAGCCTCCACTTTTCGGCCATTGGACGCATACCCGGAGACCATAGCTGTCCAGGAGACGCAATTCTTGTGGAGGATAGTGTCGAAGACCTTGCGGGCGTCGTCAGGGGCGCCACACCGGGAGTACATGTCAACGAGGGAGGACTTAACGACATCGTCTCCTGAGAGCAATGGCGAAGAGAGGAATTGGGCGTGGGCTTGCCTGCCCAGGCGAATGGAGGCAAGGCGAGAAGAGGTCTTGACGAGGGTGGCGAGGATGAACCCGTCGAGAGGGATACGGTCGACGGCAAGCATCTGGCAGAAGAGGGGGAGAGCATCGGAAGGGCGGTCGGAGTGGGAGAAAGCCGCGAGGATGGCGGAGTAGAGGAAGGGATCGCGGTGAGGAGTTTCGTCGAAGAGGTTGTGGGCGGCGGGGAGGAGGCCGCAGTGGGCGTAGGCGGTGAGGAGGGCGACGGGGAAGGGGGGGAGATGGCGGAGGCCGGACTTAAGTAGTTGGGCGTGGAGCTGGCGGCAGAGAGCGGGGAAGCGCCGGAGTCCTGCGGAGCGGAGGAGTGCGGCGAGGCGGGGGACGGCGGTGGAGACGGGCATTCGATCCTAGGGCGGAGAACCGGTGAACCGGGCACCTGCCGGTCCAAAGGtttttgcccttttttttttgcgctaAAATAAATACCTCGTTGATCACGATTCACGAACCCATTGgagttttaatttaaaaataataataatatttttattctcTAAGTGTTATTTGATCTAAtgctttaagatttttttttgttagaaaaAAGTTGCAATTTTGTAGAAGAAAATATCGATTTCCAAAAAATATAGTATTTCTAAAGTATTACGTATCTTTAGAATCATTGCGTCTATACAGGCATTCGAATAGAATCTATAAATAAACTTGCACACTTTTTTTTACTCTAAAATTGATATTGAGATTGCTTCTAGGATAAAGACTGCTTCCACAGTGcactttcttcttttccatcCTTTTTCTTCTACTTTTTTTGAGAGGGGGCAATTGAAAAAGTCTTTCAGATCAAGCTTTCCAGCGATTATGCTCGTTAAAGAAGTATTAGGCTGAATCAAGCTATTATACCTTGCAGACGAAATTACTGTAGACCCGCACGTAGGAAGTGAATCACATTTTTATAGTAGTATTGATTATACATCTGGATCCATGCAAGCTTTCTACCaattggttttcaaatttttttgtaGATATAAAGTTTTATTtacatttattattttatatcacAAGTAGCAATTTCTAGCAAGAGGGTTTGAATCCATTAACAAGAAGTTTAATTAAAGGCCTAGCACACATTACACAAGAAGTCTTGTTCCATTGTAGTAGAAGATAGACATGCTCATAAAAATAGCGTACACCTCTACCAAATCAAAACCTAAAATATGGTAAAAGTATTCGTGAACCCCACACGAAAACCATCAGGACTGGGAGATTTTGGATGAGTCAAGGCTCAAAGAGTCTCCTTGATTTCCAAATCAATAGCTAATTGGTGCGTGTGAGGGTCGTTATCCAGTAAATCAAGTGTCCTCATCAATTTCCCATAAATCAGAATAGAAAGCAAGAAATTCATGCTCAATATAATGTCCTCATCAATATGTACGTACCTGAAAGAATCTAATACTTGTATTGCCTCCATACACCCATTTCAATTGCGAGTTTTGCTTTCACTTCATCTAGATTTTGTGTCAAACATTAGCACACTTATTAGCAACATCCGATATATTTTCAAGTTAACATAGACCATGGCTATTTCAGTATGCGAGGTTAGATTGATGAGACACATATGAAAGCCATAAGCATAGAGCTCAAAGCCTCTGATGAATTCTCAAACTTGAGCTTATTCAGACCAAAAGGCCTCAAATTGAAATTGCTTGTGTTGCAGGCAACGTTATTCATGTCAAATGAAACATTAGTTTGTTTCAATAGCATGCAACAAAACCAATGTGTTGGCACAGATTATCCGGGACAATATATTCCAATATATTCCAAAGTTACTCATTCCCTATTTTAAATTAATGTTTGACTCACTAGATATACAGATTAGTATCTTAAAGTATAATTAGTCTCAAAATTTACTATACTTGCCAAGATATCCATAACTCGCTTCCTTAAATACCATCAGAGATCCTATAATATCTTGGCCTTTCCTCTCAGGTGTGGATCTGTGTCTCGGCCAAGATAACTTGAAATCTCGGTGCATCATGATCTCAACTATGTACCTACTATGTTGACTTAGATCTCtggatttataaaaaaagaATCCTTGCTCATTGGTGCATTCATGTATTCCAGTTAAGAAttaaaaagatatattttaACACATTACGAGCCAAATGCATGATCCCGCagatagaaaagagaaaaacGAAGGGTTATTATGTAGGGTTCAATCCAAAAATATCCAACTCTAGCTAAACCCTGGTAATTATTACACCATGTGAAAGGAGAACCGGTGAAACCTACATGATGAAATGCATGAGCATGCACAAAATGGCATTTTTTCTAGTTCAACTAAAGCCCGACCCtgccatgttttttttttttgtcatgtaTAAATAATATAGTGTTAAAATCACCAATCATCAAGATAGGGGTATTAAGTGATAGAAGCTTAATAAGTTCATGCCATAAGTCAGGTTGTTCGCTTCGTCGCTGCAAAAGGGATACGAGAGAGGAGCTATAAAACATAGCCTAAGTTAGTGAGAATGATATGTATAGCTTATTAGATAGGAGGTACAAGTAATCAGCCCTATCTCTCTTCTCCATGTGACAATGATGCACCCTAAAGTTCTTATCACTAGGAGGTAATTTCGATCAAAAGAGACGCAAATAAAGTTAGCTCTACAAGTATTAACATGAGTATCAACTAAAACTAGAATATAATAAGTTATATAAGTTATGCAAAGTAATTAAAGAACATAAAAATTAGGTATCTTTCATAGACACCCCTCTCCAAAACTAATTTCCAAGATAATTGAGGGATAggaatttgaaatttgatgccCATTCACCAACCTAGTCAGTGAATTCAAACATTGAAGTCTGCCCGTGTAAAGATATTAATTATCCTTATCAGTTCTATTCTTCACAACAGCTGTCTGGGTGGTGTAGTTGGTTATCACGCTAGTCTCACACACTAGAGGCCCCCGGTTCGAACCCGGGCTCAGACAGattgttttttatttgtttattgatTTTCCTTTTTAACTTTTTGGAAATTAATTTGAGGTTTAAGAATTTAGGATTGGCGTAAAATTTCGGGATTGATAAGTGTATTTAAGCATGCACACAATCCACATAGCAAGCATTATCAAGCCCTTTCTTTGAATAATGCTATATTAAGAATTAATAAATGTCAGTTGGCATTTTCACCATTAtctttttaaaacttaaatcttcatatttatttcaaaatataATCTAACTACCTAAACAAAAACATAATTTATCTTATCATTTCATTAATAGTGACAATAGTGGTCATTTTAACAATTATAATGAAAATAAAGGTTCCTTATGTGATTAGTAGCTTTCTTCTTCCCCtataattagaaaaaaaatttagaaataattgtttgaaaaaaacttataaaaataaagaaatactaaactttttttttttttgtacaacaGCGGCTCACACCTTACGGGTGTGAATACGGCCAGCAAAATCCGAAAACAACAAAGCAGAGAAGGAGTCCAGCACTGTGTCGTGCTCCCTCCAAACAAAACATCTAGAATGGTGAACCACATAGGAAGCAACCCAGTCAGCTGCACTATTCACTTTTCTATAGATGTGTGAAGTCTGATGAGCACTACACTCCTACAATAGTCCGCAAATGTCAAATAGCAACAGCCTGCCATCGCCTGCACGTCTCCGACCCCTGATCCAATCAATCACTGTGGCCGAGTCGCTTTCAAGGATAATCCGGTCCGCTCCGAGTGTCCGTCGGGCATGGAATATGCCCTTCTAGGCGGCTTTGAGCTCCACACAAACCACCGAGGAGTCGAAAATCTGCTGGCCTTCCGTCGCCACTAGTCTAGAGTCACGGTCTCTGATGACGAAACCCACGCCTCCGCCTCTTCCGTCACCGTTTGGAAAATACAGCTTGCACCCTCTAGTTTTCATTGGTTACAATTAAACCACCTTTGCTTTAAAAAAGTCTCAACTAAACCATGTAGTTACTATTTTGACATTAGTTATTCTTCTGTCCATCTTCTTGAAGTAGATCTCACTAAATTGCTCATTTGACCATTGCTTTAACCCACAGGGATAGGGAGAGTTAGGGAAAACAATCATAAGGAGCCCATCATTTTGATCAGGAGAGGTAGTGAAAGAGAGGCAGGGGAAAATCAAGTGAGATTGCCATAGAAGATATCCTTAAGCAATCTCATTCATCTATGTCGACATTATGGAAGAACTCCACTTCTGACTTTGTAAACAGCTGCAAGTGTAGGCCAACGCTTCTTTGGTTGCTCCATGTATGAGGTTTGTGGAAGCTTTGTTggtttctccctccaaatttgtttttttgattttttctcCTATTTGGTAATATAAGCCAGCAAGTTACATGTCCACCAAAAGGATATACCTAAATCTTTCCTCCATATTTATTTGGAGGAAGAGGTTACATGTCCTCCTCCTTGTATATTTCAACAAGTTGCTTGCTTATTGGCTGAAGAAATCTCTCTATGTCAAAAAAGCATCAAGATAATGTTTTTCTGAATTTGCAAAAGCCTTGATTACTACAGGATTCTAACAATTTttcaataatgtttttcttagatTATGCCAATGAGATTATCACTATGGGTAATGAACCTACAATTAATCAACTCAAGGCCTTCCTTCAGCAGCAGTTCCAACATCAAGGACATAGGAAATTAAAGTAGTTTCTTAGCACCAAGGTGGCTAGGTCAAACaatggcattttttttttttttttgaaccaaaCGGAAGTATACTTTAGAAATTCTTGATGACCTACCAGATCTCTGCAATTCGTGATTTTCTAATGGAGCAGCATCTTCACCTTGGTCATTTTGGCAATCTCTTTAATGATCCAAGTCATTACTGAGGCTCATGGTTTAGGAGGCTTATCCATCTCTCTGTACTCAGTCCTTAGCAAATTTATGCATAAACGCTGTAAATGCACATGGATGCTGCGATGCATTTATGATGCTATCTTAAAAAACACACCAGGTCAAGGAACTCTTTTCTCAGCCATTAATAACCTCCATCCATCTTTCCCACGAAGATTCTAATTGGGTATCTTGTTCTATAACTTGAAGTTCAGCCAGTGGGTGCTATACATTTTTTAGACGATATGTCCCAAATCCCAATCTCACCGAAAACCAAGAGACAAATTATGCTATCACGATCTTTTACTGAAGCTGAATATCGATCTATTGCTGCTGCATGTTGTGAACTTATATGGCTTAAATATCTCCTCTTTGATCTAGGGATATCACATTGCGAAcctttgtctttcttttgtaAGAATCAAAGTGTACTTTATATTGCAGCTAACCCTGTATTTTGTGGACAGACCAAAAATATAGAATTGGATCGACACATTGTTCATGAAAAAATTCAGAATGGTTTGATTGCAACTAAATATGCTCCTATTAATCAGTAACCGGCAGGCATCTTTAAGAAGCCATTTGGCAAGACAATTTCAATTTCTAATATCCAAGTTGGGCATTCAAAATCTTCATGTTACAACTTAAGGGGGCATATTAATAGATAATAAGATATCTAGGAATAGTTAGGAGTAATAAGATTTATCACAACAATTTTTGTTGCAATTATCCCGATAGTTTTTGCTATAACTCTCCAACCAATTTTGTTGTGACCTAATTGTATGTACTCATCCCCATTTACATATGTTGTTTGTGTGTCAATCAACCAAATCACTTTTCCCACTTCGCATATGTTGAATAGCATTTGTATTTTCTTATCCTTGGAGAATCCAAGCAAAAgttttatgtatgtatgcatgtacataagaatggtttttatttttgatggaCGTATGTACATAAGTATGTTGGCATATTACTATTTAAGTATGTAATAAATTtgaataatttaagaaaaaaaactaattaCAATGATTGCTACTGGTTGATATAACGATATTTATTATGAATCCGGGTTTGCCTTATTGGTCACATCCCTCTACTTATCATTTAGAGTAACATATTAGTAAGGAAAGGCAAtattagacaaaaaaaaaaagaaatacttAAAAGTGTAATTGCAGCTTAATATTAAGCTCCCATAATGCCCAATGGAGTCCATGATTTGATCAGTCTCAATCAGCTAAAACTTCAATACAATGCCCAATAAatattctctctcttcccctccgaCACCGATATGTTACGATAGCCAGCAATCAATAACCAAACTGTCTTCAAGTTTTATTTATAACGAGTCATCAAGATAT
This is a stretch of genomic DNA from Phoenix dactylifera cultivar Barhee BC4 chromosome 9, palm_55x_up_171113_PBpolish2nd_filt_p, whole genome shotgun sequence. It encodes these proteins:
- the LOC103709405 gene encoding pentatricopeptide repeat-containing protein At4g14050, mitochondrial, which gives rise to MPVSTAVPRLAALLRSAGLRRFPALCRQLHAQLLKSGLRHLPPFPVALLTAYAHCGLLPAAHNLFDETPHRDPFLYSAILAAFSHSDRPSDALPLFCQMLAVDRIPLDGFILATLVKTSSRLASIRLGRQAHAQFLSSPLLSGDDVVKSSLVDMYSRCGAPDDARKVFDTILHKNCVSWTAMVSGYASNGRKVEALELFRQMPEKNVFVWTALISGFIQSGDSFGSVKLFVEMRREGVQIEDSFILSSIIGASSHLASLELGKQLHCLVVGLGYESSMIVGNSLVDMYAKCSDIYSARAVFEGILARDIVSWTTMVVGEAQHGRAEAALTLFDEMVLAGVKPNEVTFVGVIYACSHAGLVQRGRGLFDSMTRDYGMKPLLQHYTCLLDLLSRSGHLSDAEDVIRTMPYEPDEATWAALLSSCKKHGDTQRSNRIADHLLALKPRDPSTYILLSNTYAIAGKWGHVATVRRLMANMEIRKEPGYSWVELGKESCLFRAGEVPHNMRNEILELLERLVMEMKKRGYVPDTSSVMHDVEEHEKEQQLFLHSERLAVAYGILKSVPGAVIRVVKNIRVCSDCHTVMKLISSIIRKEIVVRDATRFHHFEGGKCSCGDFW